The stretch of DNA AATCTTGTAACAAAACATCAACTACAATTTCAACTATGTACTTACTGGATTTTGTCTGTATCCGAGTATGTGAATAAATATGttataaaaatataaaaaaaagtagaaaaaattgaaaagttagaaaaataaaataaaataaaataaaataaaaaataaaataaaagaTTTCGGTGATTAGCCTGTATTCGCTTTGGCAGCCGGATCGAGAACCGTGATTAACTACACAATGGACCAGTTTTTTTGGACTCCCCCCCCACTTACATGGCGGCTGGTATTATATCGGCGGCTGGTATTGTAGCTGTCAGTACCAACTTGTAGATACCAGTCTCAGGTCCATTGCAGATCAAGACAAGTTGTATATATGGCGAAAACAACGTCCTCGAAGCCCAATTCGGTCTCTATATTACTATATTCCACTCCGTTCCTCTTTCTATCTACTCACACGAACAGTCTTTCCATGTTTTCAAATAATTCATTTAAAATTTCATTTATTTTCAATTTATCTTCAATTcatttaatttaatttattcTCTTTAAATCACCGCAAATAGTGGCAACATGCACAACCTTATGCACAAGCGAATCTCAAATCTCACCTTTCCACCCTACAACACACCGCACATTATGAGCTTTCTGACAAAGGCCCTAGGCGGTCTCAAACGACGTGAGTTTCTGAAACCCGGCCATGGCTGGCTGGTCGCCCTTCCCCTCAATTGATGTCCGCTAACCCCGCTATAGTGCGTCCCACTGAGACCACAGAACAGGTCCTGGTGAACTTCACCAAACCCAACTCTCTCGAAACGGTGCTGACCAAGTGCGATGAAGAGCTAGGCGGCTACTCGACCGTCAACCTTGCCCTGGAACGGCCCACGACGGGCAAACCCTACGGCCGCTTTTTCGGCAATCTGTCACTGGACCTGCCCAAAGACAACAAGATGGTGACACGATCCGGCTTTGCCATGTTCCGAACGTTGGACCAGCCCTCGTCCATGTTCAAGACCAATGCGTGGAACTGGGAGCAGTACCGCCATCTGGAGCTGCGGGTGCGAGGAGACCGTCGAAAGTACTTTGTCAACGTGCAAAGTGCCACCCCTCTGGCCTCGGATCTGTACCAGCACCGGCTCTTCATCCAAACTCCCGGAGAATGGGAAACGGTGGTGATCCCTATCGACGACTTCAttctcaccaacaaggGAGTGGTGCAGGAACAAATGGCCATGGATACCGCCAACGTGTACACTGTGGGAATCGGTCTCATTGACCGACAATACGGACCTTACAACCTTGACATTGAGTACATCAAGGCCGTAGCCCATCCTCCGCTGGAGTTCAAacccaagaaggagtacGAGGTGGAAAAGGAAACCATTCTGCTGACTCCTGGCCAGCCCATGGAGTTGGGCAAGggcaaggtcaaggagctggagtgATTCGAAACGACTAATGATATAATGACAATGATTGATGTGAAGAGGTTGTCTAGAGCAACTAGTGGATAAGTAAAAGTgcaatacttgtacgccTAAACATCTAGCAAACAATGACCAGGATCAAGAACCCCTTCAACACCTTCATTCACGCTTCTCCTAGAGTACACCATTTCATCTACTGGATCATACCAACACCGTTTCATCGATATTAGACTGTTCCCTCACTGATTTGTTGACATACTCTTACTCTACCTCGACTATACCGCCCGCTCCATCCTACCGCTCCCCATCTATACCATCCCTGCGTCTGAATGCTACACGAGGCCGTTGGTGTAGGAGGTTAGACCATAACACCATAAACTCCCCGGTCTAGACTGATGTCCACTATAGTTTTGCTATGGTGTTTGTTTGTATGGTCGAGACCGAAAAGGGGTCAAGAGGATGGATGCTGTGGGTCCAGATCAATTGAATTGGGGGACACGAAAAGGACCAAATGTGGTAGATAGGGAGATGACCGTGTACTCGGACAGTATCTGTCTTTCCCCAAGATACCCCTTTTCACAAGCACAATGCAAGTTTCAAGCGCTATACGAGTTTCAAGCACTATACAAGTTTCAAGCAACCGGTCCGCTAGCGCAGTTATTGTATCATAGAATAACCCAAGAACCACTATAATGTGGGTAGGTCTAGCGACTTTGCGAAACAAATAAATGATAAATCATAGATGACAAATAACGGATAGCGATATGACAGATATACGACTGCTGATTTGCTCAAGGTTGATTTTGGGTGTACTTGTCTACACACATTTCACAAGTCAACTCCTCAACTGCAATGAAGTAGCGCAGGTCTCTCAGTTTTGATCCGAAACTCACCAACAGTTGACCGTTGCACTCTCCTTTCCTTCTGCTTCAATCCCATATCTATCAAATATAGGTTCTAGCGGGCAAACGGAGACTAGCTTGTTATGATAGACTGGAGGGGGTATATGTAACCGACGACGCAAGACACCGCGGCTATTAGCGAGTTTTccttttgttttttttcagcGTGGCATGTTACCTTGGGCTCATGGCGATCCGGTCACTAACTAGATGTTTCTTGAAGGCGTATGGTTAGTGGCGGCGGTTGTTCTGGTGAAACTGGAAGAGGAACTCGTTTGGCGTGAGACTGGGCTCGCAGTTTTGTCTCTATTCACGTTGGAAAGTTGGAAAAAGACGTAGTTGATGAATACTGGGGTTTCCCACAGTGGTTACTGAGTCAAGTATGACGGGGAGGTATGATGAAGCACAGTTGCGGAGACTACAACGTCCCTCACACTTTTCAATTGGTCCAGTCGACCTGTGACTCGTGCTCGAGGTAGACGAGAGGACCCATAATAGGAAGACCTACTCTGTCCCAGACTGACGTCGATCTCAACGCACCTTCCATGCAGTCCTCGCTAGACACAAGTCCTCAGGTGCAGGGTATCTGCCATACCATGAGCCACGAATCACGAGATGGAAGATTCATCAATGTGAATCCTGGAGTGAATAAAGATTTTAGCCAGCGACAACTCTCAGTTTTGCTCAGGTCAAGTGT from Yarrowia lipolytica chromosome 1D, complete sequence encodes:
- a CDS encoding uncharacterized protein (Compare to YALI0D14564g, similar to uniprot|O42636 Neurospora crassa CIA30 Complex I intermediate-associated protein 30 mitochondrial precursor) — encoded protein: MSFLTKALGGLKRLRPTETTEQVLVNFTKPNSLETVLTKCDEELGGYSTVNLALERPTTGKPYGRFFGNLSLDLPKDNKMVTRSGFAMFRTLDQPSSMFKTNAWNWEQYRHLELRVRGDRRKYFVNVQSATPLASDLYQHRLFIQTPGEWETVVIPIDDFILTNKGVVQEQMAMDTANVYTVGIGLIDRQYGPYNLDIEYIKAVAHPPLEFKPKKEYEVEKETILLTPGQPMELGKGKVKELE